CACCAGCTTGGCATTGGGGGAGAAGTTGAAGTGCGGCGTCCAGTGGAGAATGAGCTGTTCCAGCGTCTTGCCCAGATACGCGTCCGTGCGGTAGGGCAGCCTCCCGATCCCCTGCAGCAGCACAGGAAAGATCTTGTGCACCATTTGGGGCAGGCGGCCTTCGGGCGGGACACCGGCCTGCAGCTGTGTGGTCAGCAGGAAGCGCACCATGGCCAGGTGGAAGAAGCAGCTTGGCTTCGAACGCACATACGCGAGGCTCGGGCAGTTGTATATGACGATGGCCAGGAAGCTGTAGAACCGAGAGCCGAGCTCAGAGCGCAGTCGGTCAGGCGGTAGCCACATCTCGAAGTGGTTCACGTAGGCGTGCAGCCTGTGGCTCAGCTGCATCCGGATGCGAGCCTGGGCGGCCGCCTCCTCTTGCTGGGCCCGTCGCCCGAGGGCACCGAAAAAAGCGCAGAGCGGTTCGCGACCGGCCAAAGAAGCGGGATCTATGGCCAGCAGCTGGAACTCCTCCAGCTGCACCACATGGGCGGTAAGCGCCGCAACAGACTCGTGCTGGGCGGTGAGCAGGACCAGAGATTTGATCCAAACCTGCAGAATTGTGGCACTCGATGGAGGCACCGGGCTGCTTGCCTCTTTCAGCAGGTGAACGATCAGTTGGGCCGAGGCAGCCATGTTGGCCGGCTCGGGGCCCTGCAAAAAACTCACCATAAGCTTCTCCCGATCCTTGTCCAAGCTCACGAACTCCGCCGCCAGTCTCGGCAGCCAGGTGCTGTGCCCACTGACGTACTGCACCCGCAGCAGGGGCAGAATGTGTTGCTGGAGCGCCTCCTTCATCCCATTGGCATTGCCGGAGACAACCCTCGGTTCGCCTAGCCGCTGGATCAGCGAGTGCAGAGCCTGCCAGACGCGATCCTGCGAGGCCTGGCCACTCTTCTCCACATAATGTGTCAGCCAGGGGCTGAGGAGAAGCTGTTCGCCGCGGGCAAAGTCATCGGCAAGGTCGAAAATGGCCTGAAGGGTGCCCGCGTAAATGGCGGCTACTTCCACGTCGTTGCGAATGGCTGCCAGTTGGCCCAGGAGCTTCGCCACATAGTCATCCAGGGAGAGACGGTGCCGTGCATGTAGAAGCAGCATGGCCATGTGTCCCTTGGCCACCGAAATTCGACGGACCGGTGGCAATTTCTCTAGGGCAAGGCACAGCAGCATCTCCCTCAGCTTGGGCGCCAGCTCGGAGAGGTCCTCGTGGGAGAGCAGCAGGCAGAGAAACAGCTCTATCACATGGTGTATGCCCGGCTCATTCAGAGCCAGCAATTTGGCCGCACTGAACTTGCTGAAGATCCGCCCGAGCAGCTTCTGTCGCTGGTTGCCCTTTCCCTGCTGGGCTAGGAGCAGTTTTAAGGTCCGGCCCAGCATCCAGGCGTACATGGTGAAGCTGCTGAGATTGAGATCCTCCAGCTGGTCCCTGGACAGGAGCCTGCTGTAGCGCTCCACATAGGCGGAGCCACTGGGGCAGGTGAGGGGCAGCTGTTCCAGCTCTGTGCTCGCGTTGAAGTTGCAGTTGAGTGAGCGATGCAGATATTCCCAGAGCTGGCAGAGCACATCTGGGTCGGGGCGACCCCGCTGCAGCTCGAGGGGCGCCAGAAGACACAAATAGACACGTCGCTGCTGTTCATCGGGCTGGCTGGAGAGGAATTGCTTGAGCAGGCTGGCAGTCTGAAAGTTTTCAGGTGGAGCACATAGGCCCGCTAGGTTCTGTTTATAATCGCCATTGTCCGCGTAATCGCTGAGGCGGGCCAGGCTGAGCCTCAGCCATGCGTAGAACTCGTGGAAGGCCAATGAAACAGCGCTGCTTTCGGCTGTAAAGGAAGCGATCTAATTAGATGGAGAAGTGCGCGAAGGTAGGCGGTAATTCTTACCTGGAAAATACACCGCCTTGTGGCCCTGCATGGCCTTGTGGAACAAGTCCCAGATGCCCAGCTGGCTCTGCGCCAGCCACTTGGGCGCCAGCACActgagcagcagccagagttCCTTGGTGCAGCGACACATGAACGCCGATGTGTGAATGAGCTCGGGTCGATGCTTGCTGCGATAGTAAAGGCTGGCACACAGCACCAAATCACCCAGCGTATGCTCCAGTTGGGCCAACAACGCTGCCTCCGTCGCCCCATGGCAGTTGTTGAGGAGGATTAGGTCGAGAAAACGCCACTCTAGAACACCGTGATACAGATGATAGGCCGGCGCAGGGCACTCGTTACCCTTGCTGTGCTCCGCAAAGTACAGAACTTTCCAGGCCTCCGCATCCAGTAGATTGTTGAGCAGGCTGCGCAGATCCTCCAAAAATCGGGGTGCTTCCATGCATATGTTTTCATCGTGTATGCGCAATAGCAAATGATAAAATTGGGTCACCTGCTGTCGTGCTCTGTACCAAATTGAGTTGGTCATTGTTGTGGGTGcttgcagctgctgttgaCCGGCCACGGCGGCGAACAGCTTCTGGATATTCTTACTAGATAACACGCGAATAGTCAATTTTATGAATCCCTGATtctggttgtgtgtgtgtgccgccaCTCACCAAGCCTCATTGTAGAGGTAATGTGTCACTGCGTAAACCTGCAGCTGGTCCTCGTTGAAGTCCGAGCAAATTTGATCCCATTTGCTGTATGGCGGAGGGCGCTGGGAGAAGCCATTGCGTACAAATCCCCCCTTTGGGAAGCTGTGGGCCTTAAAAGAATCGCGACCGGTGCAGTTGAACTCGGGCAAGATGTCCaggccatcatcatcatcatcgtcttcGCCATCTTGATTGTCCAATTCCATTCGGTGGCTGGGAGTCTCCTGCTGAAATCTCTGTGTTGCCTCATTGAAGGCCGTGAGTATGTCTTCATCGTCATCCGACTGGAATAGATCATAGTCCATGCTACGGAACGAATACAAATATCCCGGCTGATTTCCTAGATTCGCATAATTTAGAGATGCCAGATATTTCAGAGATTTGGCAAGGCTGCCAGACAGACACAATCACACAAAAACCTCTAAAACTATGGAAAACTTCATATGATGATAAAAATGTGTTTCCAAGTTTAGTTAAAAATCCACATGACCAATTGTAGTGGATCGTTGAAAAACATTTAATAAATTccaatttaaataattacTTTGGTCAGTGCTGCAAAGGGACTCAGTTTAGTATCAGTATTGGTAAACGCTCCGTTCTCCGTTGATTACCAATCTTTTGTGGACATTTGGACTTTTGCTTTTTCAGCGGCCCCCGGCCTCCTTAGTTCTTATCTTAGAAGAGGGAAGCAGTTACGTAGCATCATCCCCGATATCCTCCAGTAAGATCCAAGATGTCGTTGCGTCCACTGGTCGAAGGCGATTGCGGGGGAGTCAATCCTCTGATGCAATTGGGCGGCCAATTCACCCGCGATGTGGCCCACAAAGACGAGGGCTTTGTCCAAAGGCAGTTCGAGCGGGGCACCCGTCCCGATGAGCAGCTCATCAATGAGTTTCTCGGCCAGGTGGCTGCCCCTCCGCAATCCTTTCAAATGGACACGTTGCTGCAGGAGATGCGGGACATAAATATTAATGGGacgccccagcagcagcaccaggccGATCAATGGAGCCAGGATTTTGCTCGCGGCTTGGCCCCTCCACTGCCCAACAAGATGATTCACATGCACCCACAACAGCAGGAGATGATGCACGCCCAGGAGTTCTTCGATGAGCCATTGATCACCAGCCAAAACTTTATGGCACGACAGCCGTACATGGCCATCACAGCTCCGCCCCAGCAAGACCCCTTCTTTGACTCTGCCATGGAGACCATAATCACAGACAACCTACCCAGGGCCGCTCAGGGGGAGTCCGTGGAGGACTGGATCACCGACTATCAACGCAGCACCGAACAGAAGGAGCAGACAGCGTCGAACTTTAATGAGAAGTTCTGGCAGCGCCTGCAAGACGAATGGCAGAAGCTGGCAGAGGAGAACGAGCATCCCTGGCTCTCGGAATACAGCGAGAATCTCGATGCCTACAAGGAATACGAGTTTGCCGAAGAAAATCCCATGTCCGAGCTGGAGAATGCGTTCGAAAAGGGCAAAGAGTACCTCACCAAGGGTGACATTCCCAGCGCTGTTCTCTGCTTTGAGGTGGCCGCCAAAAAAGAGCCAGAACGCGCCGAAATCTGGCAGCTGCTGGGCACCTCCCAGGCCGAAAATGAAATGGATCCACAGAGCATTTCTGCCCTGAAACGTGCCCTGGACCTTCAGCCGGATAATCGGGAGGTGCTTATGGCGCTGGCTGTGTGCTACACCAACGAGGGATTGCAAAATAATGCTGTGAAAATGCTGTCCACCTGGCTGGCGGTGAATCCCAAGTACCAGCACTTGATAGCCGCCCATCCGGAGCTGCAATTCGAAGGCACCTCACTGGCGTCGTCCCTGATTGGGGCCAGTAAACTGAGAGATCTTCAGCAGATCTACTTGGAAGCAGTTCGTCTGCATCCGGCCGAGGTGGATGCTGATGTGCAGGAGGCCCTGGGCGTGCTCTACAATCTCTCGGGTGAATTCGACAAGGCCGTTGACTGTTATCATGCCGCCATTCAAAAGGATCCCCAGAATGCCAAGACCTGGAACCGTCTGGGAGCCAGTCTGGCCAATGGCTCGCGCTCCGTGGAGGCCGTCGAGGCGTACCAACATgccctgcagctgcagccgggCTTCATCCGTGTTCGCTACAATGTCGGTGTCTGCTGCATGAACCTCAAGGCCTACAAGGAGGCTGTGGAGCACCTCCTGACGGCCCTCACCATGCAGGCCCATACGAATGCCGCCCGGGAGCTGCCCAATGCGGCGATGGCGGCCACCAGCAGTGGCCAGAACCAGATGTCCGAATCGATTTGGAGCACTGTCAAGATGGTCATCTCGTTAATGGGCCGCAGCGACCTGCAGGGTCATGTCAGCGACCGCAACTTGTCTGCACTCAACGAAGCCTTCAAGGACTAACGAATATGGGGACTACAAGTCCATTCCTTAACTTTTTTTATGTACTTTAAAATTACCGGAAGTAAGTCTTCGTTTACATTTCCACCGGCATCTCGGAGAGTCGGAGTTTATGTTCTATTTCGATGAATCAGAAATTAAATTGCTgtcttatatatttttctatggATTAATGCGTTAGCAATTAAATAAGTgttaaaaaaattacaaaatagtCTTCACATTTATGGACATTAGGCTTAGGGCATGGACCCCAGACGCTTGTAGTCAATCTTGTCGAGCTGCACCAGCGGCTTCAGTTGCTCGGCAAAAACGCGCATCTCTTCGCCGACATTCTCCTGCCCCGTGGGCGCCACCACAGAGAGCTCCACAATGTAGCTCTGTGAGATTGGCTCATTGGCCATGTCCTGCTGCTTGCCGGGTATGATTTTGATGAGCTTCGAGACGGTGATCTTCATGCGGCCCTTGCGAAACATGTATCCTACATGGTATACATTGGAATATTACTTTGCTTTAGCGCTATTTCTGTTTGATCACTCACCCTTGGCGATGTATTCGAACTCTAGGCGAAACCCCATTTCTGTAAGGAACTCCAGAATGCCGTTCGTGCAGGCACAGTCCATGCAACTGCGCACTAATGTGGGGCGACGTTGGTCCACCTCTGGCTGGCCGAGGTAACGCATCTGGAAGGGAGCGTCCCGGCCCAAGGCGCGACGCACACGAAGCAAGAGCGGCTGATTGGAGTTCGGTTGCCGGAGACTCATGCACACCTCCAGGTCATGAAAGGTCTCCGGCGATGTGTCCACATTATCGCAGAGGCCTTTTAGCCTGGTTAAAGTTCAAACATTtcaattacatacatatataattgcTATCTTTTGTGTTCATACCTGTGCATTAGATGTTCGACGGCCGAGTCCAAGATGGACCCTTGCAGCAAGTACTCAAGATTGGGTAGAAAGCGGTTGTTCAAGGCGTGCGACAGCGACTCGCGGGCCGAAGAGACACTAGACATGGTTCAACTTTAAGCTTAATCCTTCTATATTTCACTTAAAAGCACAAACCAAGTGAATTTGTTTATGTTTCAGTGCTTCAGTTAAGTGTTGGATAGGACCTAGTTTTATGGGATTTGGCAACACTCCACCGATAGAAGTTATCGATTGGGAAAAATCAACGCTGGACTGACGCGGACTagatttgtatttgtatatttttgtacttGGGTAATTGGCGATTGCATTTTGTGCATATTCTGCTGAGATTTACAGTTAAGTCGAACGACGCCAACAAAATGGCGGATCAGAAGTATAAGTTGTTCAGTACGGTCGACCCCAGCAAAGTAAATGTGCCCTTCAACAAGAAATTCGCCAAACTGACGCTATCCTCCCAAAAGAGAAGACAACCACAAGGCCGGGAAACCAAGGAATCAGACCCAAAGCCTGAACCAATTGTAGAGTGTGAGAATCCCTTGCTACGCAGTGACTCCAGTAGCGACCACATTGACATGGGCCAAAAATACACTCCCAACGATGACGCCGAGGAGACGCACCTCGATATCGAAGGCTCCGAATATATGGAAGCTCTGCATCTGAGTGGCGATGGCTGCACACAGCCTGGACGCAGTCAGACACCCGTGGATGTGGAGGCTCTAGCCACACAGGTGACCAACTTGACAATGGAGCCCAAGCCGCTCAATCCGGAAATATCCATTTGCATCTCATCTACGACAGAGGAGGAAGcagatgatgacgatgatgacaaTAGTGCCTCGTGCATTACTATATCAGACTCCAGCGATGATGAGGCCGCACCACCGGAGAGCATGGCCGTGAGTGATCGTACACCCGACACTGACCTAGAGCAGGAACCTATCCCAGCTCCTATTTTGACCAACGACCAGGTCCAGCGCATTGAGGCCTTTCTGCGCGACGTCTCAATCGAACGTCGCGAAATGGGGGACAAAAAGTTGCCGATGTCTCCGTCGCCCCTGTCCTCCGCCCAACGACGTTCTCGGCTGGCCGATGCTGACACAGAGTCCATGGTCACAACCGACGAGGACTGGATGCCGCTTGAGCAGCCCACAAGCCCGTCCACGAGCAAGCGGTTGGCCCACAAGGAAACGGAAGTGGCCAGCTTCTCCTCTAAGGATTTAGCCGGACTGGACAGAAGCAAGAGGCTGGCGGATGCCGACACAGAGGCGAATACTCTCAGCTCACAGAATGCGCCATGCTTGGACAGCAGCAGGCGTCTGGCGGATGACGACACCGAAGTAAACACTCTCTGCTCCCAGGAAGTGTCCGACACATCCTGCTGCCACGACTCGGCGCTCAACGAAGATGAACCGATCCCCGATGAATCGGTCGAGATCCCAGAGACATGCAGCGAGGGCGAACCAACGCCGCCGAGACCGATCTCATCCTCCACATCATCGGGCGAAGAGGCTCCTGTTATCAAAGTGAACAGTATCAATATCTCGGCCAAGATtaacataaaaatacatataccaGCCGTGGAATCGAGCTCAGAAGATGATGACGACCAGTATCCATCACCAAGGGCCACCCAATCCTtgccagccgctgaagaagTTCAtcacgaacagcagcagcaggaacagccacaagatcatcagcatcaaaagTCGATGCTGTCAACCAACGATGCTTCTGAGGACGAGCAATTCCTCACACAGGCCGAGAAGCTCTTGAATCAGCTTTACGGAAAATCCTGGCAGACTCCCGATGTCATACGCACCCTGAAGCGatccagtggcagtggcggcaaGACAGCCCCCCTAAAATCGAGGAACTTTAAGATTCCAACAGCCGCCACAACTGTTAAGAAAAAGAAGGAGCGCCCTGCGCCGCGTGTGCAGCGACTAGAAGAGAGTGTCCTTGCTGATTTTAGCCAATGTAAGTGAAGCTGAAACTTATCTTAACTCGCAACGCTTAACTCTTTCTTATTGTGTTGCATGTAGTCAAGCAAACCCTGCACTCCAATGAGACCCCATTGAACTCCACTCGCTTGCCGCAGCGTGCCGTCCAGACCGAAAGACGTCCCCGTGCCGCCCGGTCACAGCGCCCAACCCCCACAAAGCCCAAGGCACGCACCAACCATGTGGATGAGGACCGCTGGCGTGCCTTGATTGACTCTGAAAGCGGTACAGATGCCTCCGACGACGAGGACGCGGATGCAACCTTCAGCGGCAGTGAAAGTTGCAGCGATGACGAAAGAAATGGAAAGGGTGATGTTACCTACTTGGATTTGACCAAGGCCGAGGTCGAGGTGATCAGCAATCCCGACATGGATTCTCAATGTAAGATCATTGGGATCTAAAATCAGATCAAATACTAACATTGTAATTCCAACAGCTCCGAAAAATCATCGTCGCCTTGACGATATTCTCCGCTCATGTCGCGCTGGCACAAAAGCCAAGCTCCCTGCTACGCCCGCAGAACCCACCACTgacaccgccaccgccaccgtcaCGCCCACAGTCCAAGCCCCCATACGACGACGGTTGTTCAAACCGAACATTGGCTACGAGACCGAAGAAGAGGCCATTGAGATTGTGAATAAAGCACGTGAACTGGATATGCTGGAGGAACTGGAGAATGACTATCTACCGCACACGCCCGTCTATAAGCGCCTGCAACAGATGAAGAAGGACATGGGAATAGCAAAGAACACCAATGTAACGCCCAAAGCCAGCCCGATTCTGAAGCTGTTGGCACCAAAAACAGCACCCCCTAAAGTGATCTCCCGGAAACTGAAAGAGCAACCAAAGAATAACGAGGGCAAATGTAGTTTCCTGAAATCGCTGGAAGGACAGGTCAGCCGAGAGTTCAGCGACAAGGAGGCGCTCTTCTATCGGGAGAACTTTGCCAAAAACAAGGAGCAGCTGGCCGAGCGCCTCTATAAGATGTTCAATGCGGACGTGTTCAACAATGAGCTGGACGTGACCATCACGTGGTCGAAACTGCTGCGCAACACGGCTGGACGATGCATGAATAAGAGAAAGTTGGTTTCCCGAAGCCACGCATAGCCCACGAGCTGCCTCTAATCgttggctttgttttttcttcaaCCTTCAGGTTCAATCAACGGATCAGCGTGGTCGAGCTCAGCGTAAAGGTGCTGACCACAGCGGACAGACTCCGCTGCACGCTCATCCACGAGCTGTGTCATGCCGCCACCTGGGTGTTCAACGGTGAGGGTGGACACGGCCGTGTCTGGAAGAACTGGGCCAATCGCGCCAACAAAAAGTATCCAGAGCTGCCCGCCATCACGGTCTGCCACAGCTACAGCATTGAGTTTAAGTACACGTATAAATGTGTAAGCTGCCAGCTTGAGTAAGTTTCGTGGTCCATTCTCTGGTTGCTGTAGCTTATTGATGCCATCGTTAATCGTTAATCCCCTTGCAGCTCGCACGCCCACTCCAGATCTCGCAAGGTGGAGAATCTCCGCTGTCGTCTATGTCGCGGCCCAATCACACTGTTTCTGAACAAAAAGGACAAGCTTGGCAATACCGTGTCGAAGCCGGCGGGCGAGGCCAAGGGCTTCGCCAAGTTTGTAAAGGATAATTTCAAGAAGTACAAGCAGGGCAATGTCCCGCACAAGGAAGTCATGAGCCTTTTGAGTGCGGAATATGCCAAGCAGAAGGGCGATAAGGACAAGGAGCCGATGGCTTCAATCGTCACACTGACACTAGACGATTAGTACCTTCATCTTTCATCTAGCAGGAGACTAGATCATCTATCTATACCTACATATAACTTttaatgtatattttttaagatAAGTTTGAAAGGAAACCAAGTTTTCGCTTAAACCATCCGCTTACATCATCCCCGTTCATTCCGAACAAAGACTCCATGAAAAACTACATACATGAATCTGTGAAAACGATCTCTTAAGTCTTGAAAAAGTTGAGTACTGGCCATTGCCGACATGAATTAAACctaaaaaatgcatttgtttATGAAATGAGATATGTTTATATGTACTTATACTCCTGTACTCCTCTATTCGCTTTCTACACAGTGACAAAtagagaaagagtgagagagaataTCAGTAGCCCCTGTCTCCGCACCCTCACGAAGGCGCCTAGAGTTGCGGCTATTAtgaaggaaaacaaacaaaataaacatagCCGGCATAAGCAAGCATAAATATGAACGATGAAAGGAGGCGACGTCCCCTCCACTCAGCGGCTCTCTCTCAGCAGATTCCCCCACCCTCGACACACTCACCGCCAAAAGCGGCAGAGCACATATATTTTGGGGCTTTGTTCGGAATCAAAGAACGAAACAAAATCAGTCTAGTCGCAGAACCAGAATCGAACggttctgtttttttcttttggaacCAAATCTAAAAAGGAAAACTCTGGAGCAATGTTGCAGGACGCGACAGGTGTCGAAGTGGAAATAGAGCCGGGCCTTGGGTCGGACAAATAGATGCACAGCATCTTTTATGTTCATAATTATGTAAGTGTTGAGTGTGTGCAGTGCAGTAAAGTGGCATTTAGTAGAAGGCTCGAAAATGTGTTAAAAAAAGAGTgaaaatcaaatcgaatcggTCCTAATGGGCCAATACAGAGAATAAATTGGGGAATGTGGGCTTCCGATGTCGCCCAACGAGTGTAGAATTATGTGAATTATGTTCTGGGCACTGGGCAAGGGTTCTATCAACGAGTGATCAAAGCGTTTTATTTTATCCAACAGCATAAAGAGATCGAGAGCAGAGAATTAAGAAACAGATAAATTAAATTGAGTCCAAGGTGTACTTCCCAGTGAATAGATTCAAGAATCTCCACAAAGATTGAAATCTACAGAATTACTATTTATTTTCAGAATAATCCCCTTCCCAAGAATGGACGATGAAACATCAATGCGGAAACATACTAAGTACATAAAATACATAACAAATTGGTGACATAATTTAGTTAAACCCTATACCATAACAGATAAcatatattaataataatggTTCAGAATTGTATAATTGcatatatagttaaatatgcgacactccagtttaagttttaaaaaagatttatttatttacttaaacTTAGCGCACAATTGTTAGTTAGTTTCTCCGATGATGACTAATGTCCGATGTCTTAAACGGAATTAACTTTGTTGAATTCTCCGACGGTGTCGGGATTGACGTTTGTCTTGAACAGATTAGATGTAGACTATTTATATTACGATGCTCGGATTGGGATTCGGAGGCGTTGGCTTCCGCTTCTACTTAGGTGATAGAGTACGTGACTCGATCGGTATGTGGAaaaggcggcttttgatgaaaggcttccgctgcgtaggatcggtgttgcattacttggGGGTGGCTGAGAATAGGGCCTCTGATTGGTGAGCTAGGATGGCTTGGTTCTTGAGAATCGATTAGTAATTGATCTCTGGAGGGTGGCGTGATTcggcatctattgttttatgttcgACTCCTAGCTTTgggtgtttgtttacattgccGGCTATCGGCTACAAGTGGTCCACTTCGAGCGTGGTATTGTTTATGCGATTCGAGGCTGAGGGTGTTggattgtttatattatgtgGGTGCAGGGTAACAGACATAGATAAGGGTGGACTATAGATATGTCCCTATATgtagttaaatatccgcaacacgattttaagtttttaaaaaagattttatttCACAACTTAagatctttatgtcacaagatttataATGAATTTCCCGACTTAACTTTATgtatgcttgtctcaaacggaactgaacTCTATTGTTGGCTAGTTTCTGGACGTGCCTGGACccatatttggggatgcgttggctttgatgaaaggcgtttgctgctggcgatcggtgttgcattgcATGagggagctaggaatgtgatactccttggttttatgccTAGCTCTGATTGGTTCTCATGAGTGGCATGATTCTAGAAAATCGAATTCTTGAGGGTGGCGTGATTCTGGCGTTGATGAATCAATGGGGACCATTGTTTAGATTAGGGGCTCTAGCTTGGAGTGTGGGAAGAatcagttattgattcttgggCGGTGTCCTGTTACTTATGGTTACGATGGGGTGTATAGGACGTAAACATGATGTGTATGTGAAGTGGAGagttatggatatgtcactcccccaacgtttgttattagcctgtccctaggcgattaccctcgggCATAGTGACGGGGTGTCGAGTATGACAGTTGAGGTCGggtcttcttcctcttctaTTGTCGGGTTTATGCATTTTACAGTGAATGTCTTAGGACGTTTCTTAAATTTAATGGTTACATgcataattataattattattgttataatGAATGCAAATATAATTATTGTTTGCAATACATTATACAATTTTGTGTTTTCTATGATTGTATAGGAAGGAAATACTTCTATAGTGAACTCTTTGTTTAGGCTATTTTGGTTTAATTTGGTACTTG
The sequence above is a segment of the Drosophila pseudoobscura strain MV-25-SWS-2005 chromosome X, UCI_Dpse_MV25, whole genome shotgun sequence genome. Coding sequences within it:
- the LOC4814962 gene encoding protein MMS22-like, giving the protein MDYDLFQSDDDEDILTAFNEATQRFQQETPSHRMELDNQDGEDDDDDDGLDILPEFNCTGRDSFKAHSFPKGGFVRNGFSQRPPPYSKWDQICSDFNEDQLQVYAVTHYLYNEACKNIQKLFAAVAGQQQLQAPTTMTNSIWYRARQQVTQFYHLLLRIHDENICMEAPRFLEDLRSLLNNLLDAEAWKVLYFAEHSKGNECPAPAYHLYHGVLEWRFLDLILLNNCHGATEAALLAQLEHTLGDLVLCASLYYRSKHRPELIHTSAFMCRCTKELWLLLSVLAPKWLAQSQLGIWDLFHKAMQGHKAVYFPAESSAVSLAFHEFYAWLRLSLARLSDYADNGDYKQNLAGLCAPPENFQTASLLKQFLSSQPDEQQRRVYLCLLAPLELQRGRPDPDVLCQLWEYLHRSLNCNFNASTELEQLPLTCPSGSAYVERYSRLLSRDQLEDLNLSSFTMYAWMLGRTLKLLLAQQGKGNQRQKLLGRIFSKFSAAKLLALNEPGIHHVIELFLCLLLSHEDLSELAPKLREMLLCLALEKLPPVRRISVAKGHMAMLLLHARHRLSLDDYVAKLLGQLAAIRNDVEVAAIYAGTLQAIFDLADDFARGEQLLLSPWLTHYVEKSGQASQDRVWQALHSLIQRLGEPRVVSGNANGMKEALQQHILPLLRVQYVSGHSTWLPRLAAEFVSLDKDREKLMVSFLQGPEPANMAASAQLIVHLLKEASSPVPPSSATILQVWIKSLVLLTAQHESVAALTAHVVQLEEFQLLAIDPASLAGREPLCAFFGALGRRAQQEEAAAQARIRMQLSHRLHAYVNHFEMWLPPDRLRSELGSRFYSFLAIVIYNCPSLAYVRSKPSCFFHLAMVRFLLTTQLQAGVPPEGRLPQMVHKIFPVLLQGIGRLPYRTDAYLGKTLEQLILHWTPHFNFSPNAKLVARPYVTLLQADAGDDGDLAQFVLQQLVGHFLVVLRRKAGNHSGLVITLLQQLVEAIAADQEKQLLTLLRAVHIPLLEHVMFVDELEHSRGQVLSLYRIIVSHEGFRRSQPARAMCLSHLRSLAEKHLAHCTYFYFQMLIKLAELAPELVAPLLDFVREQAKLVELKRGAGEDVGIRKCLQRLEKVLG
- the Pex5 gene encoding peroxisomal targeting signal 1 receptor, with the translated sequence MSLRPLVEGDCGGVNPLMQLGGQFTRDVAHKDEGFVQRQFERGTRPDEQLINEFLGQVAAPPQSFQMDTLLQEMRDININGTPQQQHQADQWSQDFARGLAPPLPNKMIHMHPQQQEMMHAQEFFDEPLITSQNFMARQPYMAITAPPQQDPFFDSAMETIITDNLPRAAQGESVEDWITDYQRSTEQKEQTASNFNEKFWQRLQDEWQKLAEENEHPWLSEYSENLDAYKEYEFAEENPMSELENAFEKGKEYLTKGDIPSAVLCFEVAAKKEPERAEIWQLLGTSQAENEMDPQSISALKRALDLQPDNREVLMALAVCYTNEGLQNNAVKMLSTWLAVNPKYQHLIAAHPELQFEGTSLASSLIGASKLRDLQQIYLEAVRLHPAEVDADVQEALGVLYNLSGEFDKAVDCYHAAIQKDPQNAKTWNRLGASLANGSRSVEAVEAYQHALQLQPGFIRVRYNVGVCCMNLKAYKEAVEHLLTALTMQAHTNAARELPNAAMAATSSGQNQMSESIWSTVKMVISLMGRSDLQGHVSDRNLSALNEAFKD
- the MED18 gene encoding mediator of RNA polymerase II transcription subunit 18, with the protein product MSSVSSARESLSHALNNRFLPNLEYLLQGSILDSAVEHLMHRLKGLCDNVDTSPETFHDLEVCMSLRQPNSNQPLLLRVRRALGRDAPFQMRYLGQPEVDQRRPTLVRSCMDCACTNGILEFLTEMGFRLEFEYIAKGYMFRKGRMKITVSKLIKIIPGKQQDMANEPISQSYIVELSVVAPTGQENVGEEMRVFAEQLKPLVQLDKIDYKRLGSMP
- the Gcna gene encoding uncharacterized protein Gcna; its protein translation is MADQKYKLFSTVDPSKVNVPFNKKFAKLTLSSQKRRQPQGRETKESDPKPEPIVECENPLLRSDSSSDHIDMGQKYTPNDDAEETHLDIEGSEYMEALHLSGDGCTQPGRSQTPVDVEALATQVTNLTMEPKPLNPEISICISSTTEEEADDDDDDNSASCITISDSSDDEAAPPESMAVSDRTPDTDLEQEPIPAPILTNDQVQRIEAFLRDVSIERREMGDKKLPMSPSPLSSAQRRSRLADADTESMVTTDEDWMPLEQPTSPSTSKRLAHKETEVASFSSKDLAGLDRSKRLADADTEANTLSSQNAPCLDSSRRLADDDTEVNTLCSQEVSDTSCCHDSALNEDEPIPDESVEIPETCSEGEPTPPRPISSSTSSGEEAPVIKVNSINISAKINIKIHIPAVESSSEDDDDQYPSPRATQSLPAAEEVHHEQQQQEQPQDHQHQKSMLSTNDASEDEQFLTQAEKLLNQLYGKSWQTPDVIRTLKRSSGSGGKTAPLKSRNFKIPTAATTVKKKKERPAPRVQRLEESVLADFSQFKQTLHSNETPLNSTRLPQRAVQTERRPRAARSQRPTPTKPKARTNHVDEDRWRALIDSESGTDASDDEDADATFSGSESCSDDERNGKGDVTYLDLTKAEVEVISNPDMDSQSPKNHRRLDDILRSCRAGTKAKLPATPAEPTTDTATATVTPTVQAPIRRRLFKPNIGYETEEEAIEIVNKARELDMLEELENDYLPHTPVYKRLQQMKKDMGIAKNTNVTPKASPILKLLAPKTAPPKVISRKLKEQPKNNEGKCSFLKSLEGQVSREFSDKEALFYRENFAKNKEQLAERLYKMFNADVFNNELDVTITWSKLLRNTAGRCMNKRKFNQRISVVELSVKVLTTADRLRCTLIHELCHAATWVFNGEGGHGRVWKNWANRANKKYPELPAITVCHSYSIEFKYTYKCVSCQLDSHAHSRSRKVENLRCRLCRGPITLFLNKKDKLGNTVSKPAGEAKGFAKFVKDNFKKYKQGNVPHKEVMSLLSAEYAKQKGDKDKEPMASIVTLTLDD